Below is a window of Corynebacterium kalinowskii DNA.
TGCTTGAGTGACACCGAACTCGTCCAAGAGCTGCTGGTAGGCCGCCGCTTCTTCCAGTGGATTGAGCTGGGCGCGGTGGATGTTCTCCAGGAGTGCGTCGCGAAGCATGTCGCCGTCGTCGGTGTTGCGGACGATGGCAGGGATCGTCTGCAGGCCAGCCTTGCCCGAGGCGCGCCAGCGACGCTCACCCATGATGAGCTCGTAGCCATCGCCCTTTTCGCGAACGACGATCGGCTGCATGAGGCCGAACTCCTTGATGGAGTGGACGAGCTCGTTCAGCGCTTCTGGGTCGAAGACTTGGCGTGGCTGCTTCGGATTCGGGCGGATCGAGTTGATCGGGATTTCGCGGTAGGTCGCACCGAAAGCGGTGTCGGACTGCTCGGCGGCAGCGGCATCAGCTTTGCGGGCTGCAGCAGGCTTCGGGGTAGCTGCCTTGAGCGCGGAATCCCCAGCATGTCCACCAATAATGATGTCTGCAGCACCGTTGGTAAGCCGTGGCTTTTGCTCCGGTGCACTCGGGATCAAAGCGGCAAGACCGCGACCGAGACCACCTTTACGAGTTTCATTAGCCACTAGTTATTCTCTCCTTCGGGTGCTCGTCCAATCGGGCCGCTGTCTTCGGTAGGCAGGTAGTCGCCGCGGTTCGCGATCTCCTTTGCCGCATCCAGGTAGGCGAGTGCACCGCGAGAACCTGGGTCGTACTGCAATACGGTCTGGCCGAAGCCAGGTGCCTCGGAAACCTTGACGGAACGTGGGATGACATTCCTCAGTACTACGCTGCCGAAGTGCTCGCGCACCTCGTTTGCCACCTGCTCAGCAAGCTTCGTACGAGCATCGTACATGGTGAGCAAAATGGCGCTGATGTGCAGGTTCGGGTTGAGGTGCTGCCGGATCATCGTGATGTTATTCAGCAGCTGGCCGACGCCCTCCAGCGCGTAATATTCAGCCTGGATCGGGATAATCACCTCGTCCACGGCGGTCATGGCATTGATGGTGAGCAGTCCGAGGGACGGCGGGCAGTCAATGATGACGTAGTCGAAACCATGCTCGTTCAAGAAGTCCTGGTTCAGGGCATCGGACAGCCGGTATTCGCGACGCACCATGGAAACTAGCTCGATTTCAGATCCCGCCAGGTCAATGGTGGCGGGAATGCAGTACAGGTTCTCCGTGAAGGAGGAACGCTGCAACGCTTCCGCGGCGGTGCATTCTCCGATGAGCATCTCATAGGAAGAGAGCACACCGGAATGGTGCTCGGCACCGAGTGCAGTGGAGGCGTTACCCTGCGGGTCTAGATCGACCACCAGCACTTTCAGACCATGCAGCGCTAGGCCAGCGGCGAGGTTGACGGAGGAAGTTGTCTTACCCACGCCACCCTTTTGGTTAGCGATGGTGATCTTCCTGGTCTTTTCCGGGCGGGGAAGTGACAGGGCATTTGGCGTCATCACCTTTGCAGCACGCCTAGCTGCGGCTGCGATGGGGGTGTCGTCCCAAAACTGCTCGTCCATTCACATTTCCCTTCCCAACAATTAAGCTCTCTTATCCTACTTGATCCGCGGCACAATGATGAGCGTTGTCGGCTCTTCCACCACGTCCTGGCCCACCAACCGGATCTCGGCGAGCCCGCCTCCGGCCTTCTTTATCTCCTTGTCATCGCGCTCCAGCTCCTCCGCCACGGAGGAACCCTTCAGCGCGATCATCTTGCCGCCCTTGCGCAGCAGTGGAAGGGACCAACCGGCAAGTCTCCCCAGCGGGGCAACGGCGCGTGAGGTCACGACGTCGACAAGCCCAACCTCGGCCCGCACCGCCTTTTCTTCCGCGCGCCCGCGCAGGACGGTGACGTTATCTAGCGCGAGCTTATCGACGACTTCGCTCAGAAACACCGAGCGCTTCAGCAATGGCTCAATGAGGGTGATCGTCAGATCGGGTCGGCGGATGGCCAATGGAATTCCCGGCAAACCGGCACCGGAACCGATGTCGGCAACCTTCACGCCTTGGGGAATCGCTTCTTCCAAGACGGCGCAGTTGAGGATGTGTCGCTCCCAGAGACGGGGAACTTCGCGAGGGCCAATGAAGCCACGGGTAGAGCCGTCGGTGGCGAGTAGTTCGTGATACTGCTCGGCAAGGTGGTAGCGATCCCCGAAGTAGTCCTCTGGTTTCACGTGAAACATCCCTTCTGTTTTCTTACACTCTACGCTGCGCAAAATTGAGCTTGAATCTGGTGATGCAAACCGGTGTTTTCCCTTCCATGGGGCATGAAAAAAGCCGCCCTGTCAAGGGCGGCCTCTTTGTGATTACTACTTGCGCTTCTTCTTTGGATTGTCCGGGCGCTGACCTGGCTTCGGGGCAGTGGCACGCTTGGCGGCCTTCTTAGCCTCGAGCTCGGCTTCCTCTTCCTTGTCCATCTTGTCAAAGACGTACTTCATCTGGAAGTAGGTCCAGATGTTGTTGGCACCCATGTAGCACAGCAGGCCGATGTGCCACAGCACACCGGTGAACAGAATGGTTGCTGGCATGAACCAGAGCATCATCTTGTTCATCATGTCCATCTGGGATGCCATCATCTCGTTGCTTGGAGCCTGTTGGCGACCAGAGGCAATGCGCGCTTTCTGGCGATCCAGTGACATGCGGGCATTGAAGTGAGTAGCCAACACAGTCAGGAGAATCAGTGGCGCTGCAACAATGATGATGTTTGTCTTGGTGAAGTCCACCGGCTGGAATGCTTGGTACATCTCGGAAGGCATGGAGATGTAGGAGGACAACGGCACACCGAAGAGTCGAGCACCGAGGAAGGACTGCACGTCCTCCGGCTTAAAGAAGTAGTTCGCGGTGTTCGCGTTCTCTTCAATAGACATACCCAGCTGACCGGTACCGGTACCAGTGCGGTTGAAGGAACGCAGCACGTGGAACAGACCAATGAACACTGGCATCTGGATGAGGATTGGCAAGCAACCTGCCAACGGATTGACGCCCATCTCCTTCTGGAGCTTGCGCGTTTCCTCCATCATCTTCTGCTGGTCATTCTTGTACTTTTCGCGAATTTCCTGCATCAGCGGCTGCATTTCCTGCATCTTGCGACCGGAACGCATTTGATCCATCGTCGGCTTGACCAGGAGAATACGGATGGTGAAAGTCAGGAAGACAATGGCCAAGACCCAGGTGATTCCCGAGTCTGGGCTGAGCACGAGGGAGAACACCTTATGCCAGAACCAGAGAACGACCGAGATCGGCCAGTAGACGAAATTGAGCACTGTGAGTCTTAACTCCTTTTGTTGGTGCGTGGGCGGACGGGATCAAATCCACCCGGATGCCAGGGCCCACATTTGCCAAGCCGTACCAAGGTGAGCACAACTCCCCGGAGGGCGCCATGCTCCCGCAGCGCGTCCAACGCATACGCGCTGCACGTTGGCTCGAAACGACAGGTCGAACCCATCTTAAGCGGTGAGATGTAGTTTTGGTATATCAGAACAAGGCGCAGCAAGACCTTAGTCACGGGTGAGCTTTGCGAGTGCATAGCGCACATCATCCATGAGCTCCTTGCTGCTTACTTGTCCGGCGCGCGGGAGCGCCCTAATAACAACGTCGCAGTCGGTGGGGATAGTTCCCGCCAAGGCACTGCAGACATGCCGAAGCCGCCGGTAGGTTCGATGTCTTACGACCGAATTACCGACGGCTTTGGAAACGATGAGACCAAAGTGAGGTCCGCCGAAGCGAACGATTTCACTTTTGTCCGCGCGCGCGAGGTGCACAACAACCGATGTGGTTCCTGTGCGTCGGCCGCCCCGAACAATGCGACGGAACTCAGCAGAGTTCAGCTTATATTGCTGCGGGAGCATGCCTGACCTTCGCGAAAAATTACGCGGTCAGCTTTGCACGGCCCTTGCTACGACGAGCCGACACGATTGCGCGACCAGCACGGGTGCGCATACGAGTACGGAAGCCGTGAACACGTGCACGACGACGGTTGTTCGGCTGGAACGTCCGCTTGCCCTTTGCCACGGTTACACTCCTAAAGTTTTCTTATGGGAGATATGCAGCAGCCAGTAATCCCAGGTGTTGTGTACGTGGGGTACTTTCGCGGCCGCATGTCACCCAAGTTAAGTGGATGATTGT
It encodes the following:
- a CDS encoding ParB/RepB/Spo0J family partition protein, encoding MANETRKGGLGRGLAALIPSAPEQKPRLTNGAADIIIGGHAGDSALKAATPKPAAARKADAAAAEQSDTAFGATYREIPINSIRPNPKQPRQVFDPEALNELVHSIKEFGLMQPIVVREKGDGYELIMGERRWRASGKAGLQTIPAIVRNTDDGDMLRDALLENIHRAQLNPLEEAAAYQQLLDEFGVTQAELAEKIGRSRPLITNMIRLLALPVPVQRKVAAGVLSAGHARALLGLKAGAQAQEELATRIVAEGLSVRATEEAVTLMNRGDQPDVAKRTKTPPPAFATEAASRLGDRFETRVSVQVGKRKGKIVVEFGDHDDFQRIMDLLEG
- a CDS encoding ParA family protein, whose protein sequence is MDEQFWDDTPIAAAARRAAKVMTPNALSLPRPEKTRKITIANQKGGVGKTTSSVNLAAGLALHGLKVLVVDLDPQGNASTALGAEHHSGVLSSYEMLIGECTAAEALQRSSFTENLYCIPATIDLAGSEIELVSMVRREYRLSDALNQDFLNEHGFDYVIIDCPPSLGLLTINAMTAVDEVIIPIQAEYYALEGVGQLLNNITMIRQHLNPNLHISAILLTMYDARTKLAEQVANEVREHFGSVVLRNVIPRSVKVSEAPGFGQTVLQYDPGSRGALAYLDAAKEIANRGDYLPTEDSGPIGRAPEGENN
- the rsmG gene encoding 16S rRNA (guanine(527)-N(7))-methyltransferase RsmG, giving the protein MFHVKPEDYFGDRYHLAEQYHELLATDGSTRGFIGPREVPRLWERHILNCAVLEEAIPQGVKVADIGSGAGLPGIPLAIRRPDLTITLIEPLLKRSVFLSEVVDKLALDNVTVLRGRAEEKAVRAEVGLVDVVTSRAVAPLGRLAGWSLPLLRKGGKMIALKGSSVAEELERDDKEIKKAGGGLAEIRLVGQDVVEEPTTLIIVPRIK
- the yidC gene encoding membrane protein insertase YidC, with the translated sequence MLNFVYWPISVVLWFWHKVFSLVLSPDSGITWVLAIVFLTFTIRILLVKPTMDQMRSGRKMQEMQPLMQEIREKYKNDQQKMMEETRKLQKEMGVNPLAGCLPILIQMPVFIGLFHVLRSFNRTGTGTGQLGMSIEENANTANYFFKPEDVQSFLGARLFGVPLSSYISMPSEMYQAFQPVDFTKTNIIIVAAPLILLTVLATHFNARMSLDRQKARIASGRQQAPSNEMMASQMDMMNKMMLWFMPATILFTGVLWHIGLLCYMGANNIWTYFQMKYVFDKMDKEEEAELEAKKAAKRATAPKPGQRPDNPKKKRK
- the yidD gene encoding membrane protein insertion efficiency factor YidD, producing the protein MCAMHSQSSPVTKVLLRLVLIYQNYISPLKMGSTCRFEPTCSAYALDALREHGALRGVVLTLVRLGKCGPWHPGGFDPVRPRTNKRS
- the rnpA gene encoding ribonuclease P protein component, translated to MLPQQYKLNSAEFRRIVRGGRRTGTTSVVVHLARADKSEIVRFGGPHFGLIVSKAVGNSVVRHRTYRRLRHVCSALAGTIPTDCDVVIRALPRAGQVSSKELMDDVRYALAKLTRD
- the rpmH gene encoding 50S ribosomal protein L34, with the translated sequence MAKGKRTFQPNNRRRARVHGFRTRMRTRAGRAIVSARRSKGRAKLTA